The Streptomyces nitrosporeus genome includes a window with the following:
- a CDS encoding GNAT family N-acetyltransferase: MEIRVATDEDWPSIYPFYSAIMTEGRTYAFPEGQSLDEAKPWWMEQPPGRTVVAVVDGRIVGSAKMGPNKPGRGSHIGTGSFLVDPAHQGKGVGRRLGEYVIEWSREQGFRGIQFNAVVEVNEPAVHLWKSLGFEVVGTAPLAFDHPDAGLVGQHMMFRPL, encoded by the coding sequence ATGGAGATTCGCGTTGCCACAGACGAGGACTGGCCGAGCATCTATCCGTTCTACTCCGCGATCATGACCGAGGGGCGTACGTACGCGTTCCCCGAGGGGCAGAGCCTCGACGAGGCAAAGCCGTGGTGGATGGAGCAGCCGCCGGGGCGCACGGTGGTCGCCGTCGTCGACGGCAGGATCGTGGGCTCGGCGAAGATGGGGCCGAACAAGCCGGGACGCGGCTCCCATATCGGGACGGGCTCGTTCCTTGTCGACCCGGCCCACCAGGGCAAGGGCGTCGGCCGCCGGCTCGGGGAGTACGTCATCGAGTGGTCCCGCGAGCAGGGTTTCCGGGGCATCCAGTTCAACGCGGTCGTGGAGGTCAACGAGCCGGCGGTGCACCTCTGGAAGTCGCTGGGCTTCGAGGTCGTCGGCACCGCACCGCTGGCCTTCGACCACCCCGACGCAGGACTCGTCGGCCAGCACATGATGTTCCGTCCGCTCTGA